Genomic segment of bacterium:
GACGAAATCGATCTCTCCGACCCCCTTTTCTGGATCCGGCCGACGCCGGAGCGGGAGGGCGCCTTCGCGACCCTGCGCGCCGCGAATCCGGTTCCGTGGTCGAACGAACAGCCGCCGCCCGTCGAGGGGCTGCCCCAGGGGCCGGGCTACTGGTCGCTCACCCGCCACGCCGACGTACTCGAGGCGAGCCGGAACCCGCAGGTCTACTGCTCCTCGAAGGGGGCGACCTCGATCGCCGACCTGCCGCCGCAGTTCTCGGAGTTCTTCGGTGGGATGATCAACATGGACGACCCGCGGCACGGGCGACAGCGCCGGATCGTGAGCCGCGGCTTCACGCCCCGCGCCCTCGGCAAGCTCGAGGCGAGCGTGTCCCGGCGCGCCGACGCCGTCGTCGACCGCGTGATCGAACGCGGCGAGTGCGACTTCGTGAACGACATCGCCGCGCCGCTGCCTCTCGAGATCATCATCGACCTGATGGGCATTCCCGAGAGCCAGACGGAGATGGTCTTCCGGAACACGAACGTGATCCTCGGTCTGGGTGATCCCGAGTTCAACAGCGACCCGGCCGCGATCATCCCGCGCGCGCTCGGGGCGGGCGGCGAGCTCGCCGCGCTCATGAAGGAGATGGCGGAGGATCGGCTGGAGAACCCGACCGACGACCTCACGTCGCAGATCCTGAACGCGGAGCTCGAGGACGGCGCGCTGACCGGCGACGAGCTCGCTTCGTTCTTCGTGCTGCTCGTCGTCGCGGGCAACGAGACGACCCGCAACGCGATCAGCCACGGCATGAAGGCGCTTTGCGACTACCCGGACCAGCGCGCGAAGTGGGCGGCGGACTTCGAGGGCGTGGCCGGAACGGCGGTCGAGGAGATCGTCCGCTGGGCCTCGCCGGTCATCTTCATGCGACGGACCTGCACCCAGGACACCGTCCTCGGCGGGCAGGCCATGAAGGAAGGGGACAAGGTCATCCTCTGGTACAACTCGGCCAACCGTGACGAGGCCGTCTTCGAGAACCCGTACCAGTTCGACGTGACCCGCACGCCGAACGAGCACGTGGGCTTCGGCGGCCCCGGCCCCCACTTCTGTCTCGGCGCGAACCTGGCCCGCCGCGAGATCAAGGTCATGTTCGAGCGGATCTTCCGCCGCCTCCCGGATCTCGAGATCACCGGCGAGCCCGACCTGCTCAAGTCGAACTTCATCCACGGGATCAAGCGCATGCCCTGCGCGTTCACGCCCGGGAAGCCCGGCGCCTAGAACCTGCAGGGCGACCTTGGTCGAGAAGCTCAGACGCGCTGAGCCGGTGAGACCGATTGCAATACGCGACTCGGTACCTGGTACCAAAGCGCCATCATACGTATCGACCAGCTAAGGATCGCCAGAGCGTGACTCGCGACGAGCTCGAATCCCGTCAGGAGTTCCATGTAGGCTCCGGCGTAGTCGGGTAGACAGGGCGTCGGAAAGAATCCCTGATCACCTTCTCGCGACGCCGACGAGCCTTCGATTACGAGTCGAAGCCGATGATCCTGGTAGTAGCGCGGCAGCGTGTCGATCAATCTCTGAGCGTCCGACCTGCTCGTGACGATGTAGCTCACGAGATCGGATTCGCGGTGGACCCGTGGTTGGAGATGGATCGCGACCATCATCCCCTCCATCACGCGATCCATCTCGGACGTCAGATGGAGTACTTCCGCGCGGGCTGCGTCACTGAATGAGCCCAGCGGTAGCTCCAGCGAGACCTTGTGAATGCGAGCGAAGGTCTCGTTCACCGCGACGAGGTGTCCGTGGATTGCGGCGAAGTGCGTATGCGAATCGCCCAGGAACTCGTTGAACGAGTACGCGTCCGGGTTCTTCGTGTCCAGAATCCGCCTAAATCCGCAACCGCTCTTCATGGAGAGCAGCTCGGGAAAAGGGTTCGCGGCGAATGCATTCTCCTGAAATCGTCTTCGTGCTTCCCCTGAGAGGTCTCGTGCGTTCCCGTTCGCGTCGAGCGCCCATCTCTTGCGTTGTAGATAGAATTCGAGGGCGTAGTTGAGAAGGTCCGTGTTGATGTATCGGCAAACTCTGTCGATCTGCCCTCTCTCCATTCTCAGGAAACGGAGATTTCCTGTTCGCTGGCCGACGCGTGGAGATATCCGGTCACCTTTCTCCTCCTCGCGCAACTCCCATTCCGCACGCCTTGCAAGTCGATCCGCCTCGGGCATCGACTGTGCCGCGTCGTCGTCGATCCAACGCCTTGGCGGTGTAGACGGTACTGCGAAGACACGTTCCGCGTCGCCGCGTGCGAAGTATCGAATCGTGTCGCGTACGCCCCGGTAGTACCAGGTCATTGGCCACAAACAGTTCAGCGGGACGATCTCGCGATAGGCGTCTTGCGCGTCGTCAACATGGGGCGAGAGAGGGAGATCTCGGGTTGACCTGTAGGCATTCGGAATGAGCCACTCCTTTGCGATCGCCGCGCTGTCGCTCGAAGGCTCGGGTGCAGCCGGTCCAGTCTCGTTTTTCCCCTGCTCGGAAGAAAGTTCGGGCCACTCGAGAATGCTTTCGTTCCGATCGAGCTGCTCGTGGTGAGTGCGATCATAGACTCGTCGCAATCGCACGACGCGGTCCAGCGTGCCGTCGCGCAGCAACTCGAACAACTTCTCGTCATCGCTCTCCCTTAGCGGGGCAAGTAGCTTTCCCTCGACGTCCTCCAGGTCGATCGAATAGAGTTGCTCGATTGGGATCGTCCCTTGAGAGCGGATCTCGCGTTGCGAGTCCGCCCAAACCGCGAGTTCGAGGATGCGGTTGCGGAGCATGATCAGTAGGTCGTGGACACTACTGCCCTCGAGCGGCTCTTCTCTGGAGGGCTGGGTGGCTAGCTCGTAGATCTGTCTGCCGTTGTCGCTAAACGGGAACTTGCAGGTCACTCGCCAGTTCGAAGGCGGCTCGATCAGCTGCTCCTTTGGGAAGTGCTCCATCACCCACCGCGAGGACGCGATCCCTTCGAATCCGAAGCTGATGTTACCCAGCTGATGCGCGTAAATTTCTCCAGGGCTGCAGCCGTTCTCGCGGGCCTTCTTGCGGGCCCCCTTCTCGATCTCGCGTGCGAGCTCCAGGAGGAGTTCGAGGATCTCGCTGTACTTGGTCGGTCTGAAGTTGGTAGACTGATAACTGGTCATTGCCACGTAGTAGAATTCGGCGCGCCGACGAATCATCCATCCTTGGAGGGGGTGGCTCGGCGACGTCTTGCCACCGTCGATGATGTGTGGGAACCGTCTGCCGTAGAGGTCTAGACCGGTTGCGATCGGCTGCCAGAAGAGGAGATGAAAAACGCTTCGTGCGAACGTGCTGACTGGTGCCCAGTATCTCAGGGGTGAGAAAAGGTTGAGGTCGGTGGGGTCGAGATGGGCCTCATTCGGAAAGCCTTCGAAGAGAAGATCCGGCTTGGCCACGATTCGCATCAATCCCTTCGTCGGCGAAACCAATTCTGATCGATTCCGATAGAGCGACTCGAGCTTCGATCGCTGATCCTCGCCGCCGTCTCCATCGACGTCTCGAAAGTCTCGACCGAGGTCCGAGTCGAACATCGCGATCGCGCTCTGGATTGCGGGTCCGAGTGACCAATAGATTGCTTGGCTCTCCCTGACTCGCTGAAGCTGTTCGATTCTCTTCTTCTTTGAGTTTCCTTCTACGTCCTCCTGCCACCTTCGTAGAATCTCGCGGTGATGCGAAGGACTCAGTTGGTAGAGCGCGTGGTAGTTTCGGTCGTATCGAAGCTGATCCTTCCTGACCAAACGACAGACCGTCCGTCCAGCCAGGTCGTGCTCGGATACTTCGCGCGTTCTGATGAGCGTTCGCAGCTGACGGATCAACGTCCACCGCTCCGCGATCGTGCCGGTTTCGAGCCATTCCTTGATGTCGCGGCGGAGCACCTCTCGTTCCTCGCCAGAGAGTCCGTGTGCGAGTTCGCCGACGAGTGCGGATGTCAGCTGGGAGATCTGTTCGAGACCCGCAGGGCTACTAGGGTCGGGCTTGAGGCGAAGCTCCTTGTCGCTGTCTCCAATCCAGTTGAGAACGCGGTCGTTGAAGGGGGTTCCCCAAGGTGACTGGTAGTGGCGGTGTCCGGGGCGATGTTGGGGATGCGGGAGGTCGGCGTGCTCATAGCGCGGCCGCTCGTCTCCGACGACCTCTTCGGCAGGAGTCGGACCCGCGAGGTCCATGAGGCTGTTGTGTTCCGGTGAAAACATGAGCTCTCCGCTTCGTTGGAGAGTCGATTCTCGCCTAACTTCGTCGGCGATGTCGACACGACGTCCTTCTCCGAACATTGGCGCGACTGGGCGGTTGCGGGGTCTTCACCCGTTGCGAGATCGCTAGGCCCACAGCGGGCACGCGAGATCGGTATCCGCGATCGGGGCGGATCTCGCGTCCGGCCTCGTTGCGTCGACCCGCTCCGTTCCGACGGATTGGAGGGTCGGGAGCGGTGGCGAACAAGATTACCGACGACGATGCGGCGACGTAGGATCCGACTTCAACGCCAGGCGTCGGAAGTTTCCGATGCGACTTCCGGCGCTCCGCGGTACGATTGGCTCCCGGCTCGCCGGCGCTTCACGGCCGGTTGGCGCGATTGAGATAGAGCGCAGCTCTATTCCTTCGCCCCGATCGGCGGCGCGCCGGCCGCGGTCCGTCCGGCCATCCGGCCGAAGAAGCTTCCGCCGCCGATCGACATGCCGCTCGCGTAGTGGCGCCCGGAGCGGGTGAGCCCCGCGGACGCGCGACCCGCGGCGAAGAGACCCGGAACGACGGTGCCGTCGACGCTCAGGACCTCGCCGGTCGGCTTCGTGTCGAGTCCGCCCAGGGTGAAGGCGGCCCACACGGCGTTGTCGACGCCGAGATCGAGGGCAGCGTAGGGCGGGTGGTCGACGGGCGTGACCCACTTGCTCGCCTTGTGGAAGACGGGATCCTCGCCCTTCGCAGCCGCGGCGTTGTAGGCCTCGACCGTGTGAACGAGCTCGCCCGCCGGAATGCCCAGGGATTCCTCGAGCTCCTCGAGGGTCTCTTCGACCGCCGCCATGGGGTAGGGCACGAACTGATTCTCGGCGTCGTAGAGCGCGTCGTCGACGATCAGATACGCGCGACCGTCCGCCTTCGTGAGGATCGCGTCGGTCACGCGTCCGTGGTAGCAGTCCTCGTTCACGAAGCGGCTGCCCTGCGCGTTCACGAGCAGTCCGCTGATGTGCGTGTTGGGCGGGAAGAAGGGCGTCGTCATCAGCCCCTCGTGCATGTTGATCGCGTTTCCGCCGACCCCCATGCCCATCCGGATGCCGCTGCCGTCGCAGCCGTCGCTCCCGATCGGGTACTTGCAGCGAAGCAGGTGCGGCGCGAAACGCTCGAGCATCTCGCGGTTCATCACGAAGCCGCCGGTCGTGAGGATCACGCCCCCCTTCGCGCGGATCGCGACCGATTCGCCGCCGATCTCGGCGATCACGCCGACGATGCGGCCGTCGGCGTCCTCCCGGACCAGCGTCTCGACCTTCGCTTCGTTCCGGATCTCGCCCCCTTCCTTCTCGATCGTCTCGATCATCCGCTCCATCAGGTAGGTGCCGGCGCTCGCCTCCCATTTCGGCTTGTGACCGCGCGGAACCGGCTTCGCTTCCTCGGAGAAGGGCCAGGCCTGCTCGTTGCCGGAATAGATCAGGCAGTCGTCCGTTGGCGGGAAGATCACCTTCTCCTCGTAGTAGGTGTCCTTGAACTCGACGCCGCAGGAGAGGAAGAAGTCGAAGTGGTCGAGGCTGTTCTCGCAATAGAGTCGGACCTTCTCCGGGTCGGCGGTGGGGCCCGCGGCGCCCTTCACGTGGGCGAGCATGTTCTCGACCGAGTCCTCGAAGCCGTTCGCCTTCTGGACCCGCGTGCCGCCGCCGAAGTAGATCGTGCCCTCGGAGTTCGCGGTCGCGCCGCCGCCGCGGGTCTGCTGCTCGAGGACCAGGACGGAAGCGCCGGCGCGTCGCGCCTCGACCGCGGCGGCGCCCCCGGCGATGCCGAGCCCGACCACGATCACGTCGAACTCGCTCTCCCACGAATCGATGGAGGCGGCGGAGCGGGGCTTCGAGGGAAGGGCGTTCGGTTCGTTCTCGGACATGGCGGACTCCTGCAGATCGGCGTCGGGGCGACGGAGCGTAGCCG
This window contains:
- a CDS encoding FAD-dependent oxidoreductase gives rise to the protein MSENEPNALPSKPRSAASIDSWESEFDVIVVGLGIAGGAAAVEARRAGASVLVLEQQTRGGGATANSEGTIYFGGGTRVQKANGFEDSVENMLAHVKGAAGPTADPEKVRLYCENSLDHFDFFLSCGVEFKDTYYEEKVIFPPTDDCLIYSGNEQAWPFSEEAKPVPRGHKPKWEASAGTYLMERMIETIEKEGGEIRNEAKVETLVREDADGRIVGVIAEIGGESVAIRAKGGVILTTGGFVMNREMLERFAPHLLRCKYPIGSDGCDGSGIRMGMGVGGNAINMHEGLMTTPFFPPNTHISGLLVNAQGSRFVNEDCYHGRVTDAILTKADGRAYLIVDDALYDAENQFVPYPMAAVEETLEELEESLGIPAGELVHTVEAYNAAAAKGEDPVFHKASKWVTPVDHPPYAALDLGVDNAVWAAFTLGGLDTKPTGEVLSVDGTVVPGLFAAGRASAGLTRSGRHYASGMSIGGGSFFGRMAGRTAAGAPPIGAKE
- a CDS encoding cytochrome P450 — translated: MEIQQVQSVDEIDLSDPLFWIRPTPEREGAFATLRAANPVPWSNEQPPPVEGLPQGPGYWSLTRHADVLEASRNPQVYCSSKGATSIADLPPQFSEFFGGMINMDDPRHGRQRRIVSRGFTPRALGKLEASVSRRADAVVDRVIERGECDFVNDIAAPLPLEIIIDLMGIPESQTEMVFRNTNVILGLGDPEFNSDPAAIIPRALGAGGELAALMKEMAEDRLENPTDDLTSQILNAELEDGALTGDELASFFVLLVVAGNETTRNAISHGMKALCDYPDQRAKWAADFEGVAGTAVEEIVRWASPVIFMRRTCTQDTVLGGQAMKEGDKVILWYNSANRDEAVFENPYQFDVTRTPNEHVGFGGPGPHFCLGANLARREIKVMFERIFRRLPDLEITGEPDLLKSNFIHGIKRMPCAFTPGKPGA